In Entelurus aequoreus isolate RoL-2023_Sb linkage group LG13, RoL_Eaeq_v1.1, whole genome shotgun sequence, a genomic segment contains:
- the LOC133663472 gene encoding E3 ubiquitin-protein ligase RNF182 — MAKDDMAEVDAAPRGGAGSAAAAADPPSALTYEEYECKICYNYFDLDRRAPKILECLHTFCEECLNTLHLREERPWRISCPVCRHRTPVPDYRIQNLPNNTKVTEDFPLYIDSDPLPQDALPPYPPPLHPALVALRREEASGASGGQATPSTTVSTATTLSQDSARYDSCQSCKRVALTTGCVCVIFSFLSMLVLLFMGLIFVHSHSIPPSPAGPICLSVASILAMFSVVVTWLICWLKYRPDHETGRSSTTGNSRRNA; from the coding sequence ATGGCGAAAGATGACATGGCAGAAGTAGACGCGGCGCCGCGCGGCGGAGCGGgttccgccgccgccgccgccgaccCCCCCTCGGCGTTGACGTACGAGGAGTACGAATGCAAAATCTGCTACAATTACTTCGACCTCGACCGCCGGGCGCCGAAGATCCTGGAGTGCTTGCACACCTTCTGCGAGGAGTGCCTCAACACGCTGCACCTCCGCGAAGAGCGGCCGTGGCGCATCAGCTGCCCGGTGTGTCGACACCGGACGCCGGTGCCGGACTACCGGATACAGAACCTGCCCAACAACACCAAGGTGACGGAGGACTTCCCGCTCTACATCGACTCCGACCCGCTCCCGCAGGACGCCTTGCCGCCCTACCCTCCGCCGCTGCACCCGGCTCTGGTGGCGCTCCGCCGGGAGGAGGCGTCGGGAGCGTCCGGCGGCCAAGCCACGCCGTCCACCACCGTGTCCACGGCCACCACCCTCTCGCAGGACTCGGCGCGCTACGACAGCTGTCAGAGCTGCAAGCGGGTGGCTCTGACCACCGGATGCGTGTGCGTGATCTTCTCCTTCCTGTCCATGCTGGTGTTGCTCTTCATGGGCCTGATCTTCGTGCACAGCCACAGCATCCCTCCGTCCCCGGCGGGACCCATCTGCTTGTCGGTGGCCAGCATCCTGGCCATGTTCTCGGTGGTGGTCACTTGGCTCATCTGCTGGCTCAAATACCGCCCGGACCACGAGACGGGCCGCTCGTCCACCACCGGAAACTCCCGGAGGAACGCCTGA